One window of the Colias croceus chromosome 5, ilColCroc2.1 genome contains the following:
- the LOC123691624 gene encoding nitric oxide synthase-interacting protein homolog: MTRHARNCTAGAVYTYHEKKKDAAASGYGTQSERVGKDSVKSFDCCSLTLQPCRNPVVTKDGFLFDKEAILEYLLTKKNEYTRKLKQYEKQLKKEDEEKKELAEAEKEANLIKFMNREKNITNSRSKSEGQSSSSISNLANGKNKQLPSFWVPSQLPDAKISKLKKPDPTVYCPLSEKPLKMKDLIEVKWTLVNDPDDKKSLIAKENRYMCPVTHDILSNAVPCAVISTTGHVVTMECVEKIIKKDWLHPLTGDKLKEKDIIPLQRGGTGYALTNQSLEAKNERPVLQA; the protein is encoded by the exons ATGACACGCCACGCAAGAAATTGCACAGCAGGAGCGGTTTATACTTACCACGAAAAGAAGAAAGATGCTGCAGCATCAGGGTATGGCACTCAAAGTGAAAGAGTTGGTAAGGACTCGGTCAAAAGCTTCGATTGTTGTAGTCTTACCTTACAACCTTGTAGAAATCCCGTCGTAACTAAAGACGgatttttatttgacaaaGAAGCTATTCTTGAATACTTATTAACTAAGAAGAACGAATATACACGTAAGTTAAAACAGTATGAGAAACAATTAAAGAAAGAGGACGAAGAGAAAAAAGAACTCGCAGAGGCGGAGAAAGAGGCAAATCTAATCAAATTCATGAACAGGgagaaaaatataacaaatagtAGATCAAAATCGGAAGGCCAGTCATCGAGTTCTATCTCAAATCTTGCTAATGGTAAGAATAAGCAGCTGCCAAGTTTCTGGGTGCCCTCTCAATTGCCTGATGCAAAAATCTCAAAGTTAAAAAAGCCAGATCCCACTGTATATTGTCCATTAAGTGAAAAGCCTTTAAAAATGAAGGATCTTATTGAAGTTAAGTGGACATTAGTAAACGACCCAGATGATAAGAAGTCTCTTATTGCAAAGGAGAACAGATACATGTGTCCAGTTACACATGACATATTGAGTAATGCAGTACCATGTGCTGTAATCAG CACAACAGGACATGTGGTCACAATGGAAtgtgttgaaaaaataataaagaaagacTGGCTACATCCTTTGACAGGGGACAAATTGAAAGAAAAAGACATCATTCCTTTACAGAGGGGAGGCACAGGATATGCACTTACAAATCAGAGTCTGGAAGCTAAAAATGAAAGGCCAGTGCTACAGGCTTAG